In Synechococcus sp. UW69, one genomic interval encodes:
- the fldA gene encoding flavodoxin FldA, producing MAFTIFFATSTGKTEDVADRLKELLPGTEAKDVDNIDSIDELVSAESLICCVPTWNTGADEARSGTAWDDLVQEIPDKDFAGKSVAIVGLGDSSGYSDFFCDAMEELYTAFLQSGAKLIGKVPTEGYTYDDSKSVIDGKFCGLAIDEDNESELTDQRLQAWVQQINAES from the coding sequence ATGGCTTTCACAATCTTCTTTGCAACGTCAACTGGTAAAACTGAAGACGTCGCTGATCGGCTGAAGGAGCTTCTCCCCGGAACTGAAGCGAAGGATGTCGACAACATTGACTCAATTGATGAGTTGGTCTCTGCCGAGTCGTTGATTTGCTGTGTTCCGACATGGAATACTGGTGCTGACGAGGCACGCTCTGGAACGGCTTGGGACGATTTGGTTCAAGAAATCCCAGACAAAGATTTTGCTGGGAAATCTGTAGCCATTGTCGGCTTGGGAGACTCTTCTGGCTATTCAGATTTCTTCTGTGATGCTATGGAAGAACTGTATACAGCATTTCTTCAATCTGGAGCTAAATTGATTGGTAAAGTACCTACTGAAGGCTATACCTATGATGATTCGAAAAGTGTGATTGATGGTAAGTTTTGCGGTCTCGCAATCGATGAAGACAATGAGTCGGAGTTAACAGACCAACGACTTCAAGCATGGGTTCAGCAAATCAATGCAGAGTCGTAA
- a CDS encoding NAD(P)/FAD-dependent oxidoreductase — MTDINNADVVIIGGGPAGCSCALYTARSNLSTIILDKNPAVGALAITHKIANYPGVAGDASGEDLLKTMRNQAISYGAEYKQAQVYGIIMSDTEKIVYTPEGTFVGKTLVLATGAMGRASTLPGENEFLGRGVSYCATCDGAFYKNQEVVVYGSNQEAIDEALVLTKFASTVHWVTNNKPNINSVEVQILLDSSNVKHWKRTRLSSIEGDENGVSSVKVQSFGQDNTQEILVQGAFVYSTGSLPITDYLQEQIPINANGGVRVNNDMMTDVEGVWAIGDIRNTPFKQAVVACSDGCIAAMAIDKYLNQRKDVRVDWVHR; from the coding sequence ATGACAGATATCAATAATGCAGATGTTGTAATCATCGGTGGGGGACCTGCAGGTTGTTCCTGTGCTTTGTATACAGCAAGATCAAATTTATCAACAATCATCCTGGATAAGAATCCAGCTGTTGGAGCACTAGCGATCACACACAAAATTGCCAACTACCCTGGCGTGGCAGGTGATGCATCAGGAGAAGATCTCCTGAAAACGATGAGAAATCAAGCAATCAGCTATGGGGCTGAATATAAACAAGCCCAAGTCTATGGAATCATTATGTCGGATACTGAAAAGATCGTCTACACACCGGAGGGAACATTCGTCGGCAAGACCTTAGTGCTAGCAACAGGTGCGATGGGAAGAGCATCGACACTACCCGGGGAAAATGAGTTTCTTGGCAGAGGTGTAAGTTACTGCGCAACTTGTGATGGAGCATTCTACAAAAATCAAGAAGTTGTGGTCTATGGATCAAACCAAGAAGCAATCGATGAAGCACTTGTTCTAACAAAGTTCGCATCGACAGTACATTGGGTAACCAACAACAAGCCAAACATAAATTCAGTTGAAGTTCAGATATTACTTGATTCCAGCAATGTCAAGCATTGGAAAAGAACACGATTAAGCTCGATTGAGGGGGACGAGAATGGAGTGTCCAGCGTCAAGGTGCAATCCTTTGGGCAGGATAATACGCAAGAAATATTGGTTCAAGGTGCATTTGTTTACTCCACTGGCTCATTACCGATCACCGACTACCTCCAAGAGCAAATACCAATCAATGCCAATGGAGGAGTTCGTGTCAACAATGACATGATGACGGATGTGGAAGGAGTTTGGGCAATCGGCGACATTCGCAACACTCCCTTCAAACAGGCTGTTGTCGCTTGTTCAGATGGGTGCATTGCAGCGATGGCGATTGATAAGTATCTCAACCAGCGCAAGGACGTTCGAGTGGACTGGGTACACCGTTAA